The following proteins come from a genomic window of Polaribacter dokdonensis:
- a CDS encoding choice-of-anchor A family protein — MKLASKHYLTFIIILLCSFYSPIVSATETDPCTIGAIVGVITANDSDGDGINDSCDLDDDNDGILDTEECTVLIGETPFQVQNGASVNFSLTPVGTGFVLDITKMDNSFNLTINGTSLTTEEIQFQQNGTSTGQNIRFKDGALWGKNGIPQIYSYHNNTTIDPSTPIVRFVIDENLDVKMYGSKVPNGPLFELELFNNNSFNNFTWNSTTDNNFIVSQEVAGPTYIFGRVYGTFKDCDVDNDGIDNDLDLDSDGDGCFDVVESGGLDTNNDGVADGSGFNNDGLVSGSTGTYNGLTGFETTAHSFNVNSTPTNKTIAYGNSVSFTIEATSEEATEYNNGNPVYGTAGNANDKIIYQWYLGDPNNGGNALTDTGVYSNTNSKTLNIANTAGLYNNTYYVKVTHSENACVTEIASAQLLSNPCDALASGNLDTDLDGVSDLCDLDDDNDGIKDDLEGCAETNTIFEENFGFGTSRESNSNVANHLYDTEGAIPDGSYAVVSSLSSGLAHYNRTDRNGDVDADGDSNGRFLSININSPAVSEIYRQNDITVNSANKHRFRVDFSGLCFGCNDTPIFTLLIEDENGNELVSITSTQIGVLNDDQWKRVTLEFTPTSSKVNIVIKNSQPKGNSGNDVGVDNILLTEITCDVDTDKDGIPNSKDLDSDGDGCLDVLESEGVDANNDGIIDGSGFDTDGLVLNSNGGYNGSNGNELNAHQLAIVSNPVDKSIKVGQSTTFTVDVSAEEATEYANGSPIFGTTGNSNNDVLYQWFLGDPLNGGVVIANSGVYSGANTKTLSISDVTGLDNSNYYVTISHANNACISETANATLTEDTCNDSPTSAALGFNVFTLDGLELSTNETEGAVATGGDLTIAGNYQITTNDTGSFEINNVPVGLVVGGKVNYNSGNALQINQNTYVKIGESNGAVVWYQDQNSAFAPIRITNNSNYNANPRIALQANANQLGVSSTNNPVFESNVIDFASAFQTLKNNSISLSTNTNNADLTNPNGQSISNTNLPNQVKINLQDGVNYLNILGSDLNNVSVFTYNNKPSASKVLVINVDASGTFNWNVWNQAGVGQQDAPYIIYNFYNTTTLNIEGNSTIEGTVLAPNADIIKTANQSNIEGQVIANSFKHAGGEVHSANFTPTIGNCSVNNGVAPTAEFSVNESAQCLVGNSFEFTNNSNTGNTVQTGNPITYVWNFGDNTTSTFMNPTKVYETVGTYTVTLEATNTFGTDTYTKEVIVREDLSITLSTSSVDNSNGSVTKNFTIDNSTNFVSYSWSLLDQNKALIENLTSTNATASATISTAGLYYVEVSVVDVNGCAKTQQFPVTVTSDEVTGGNGGGVESESLGDAISKIYVGRKKNSVPTNFVKSNANLYNKAKLKQAQPYQGKGQTLLDMFPTELVAGNIANVTSPTDILDYTIADEVLSVDFSLDGKTKGVVLGIKTSDKIYNHTKASCDRLRGAEILNIQKVQLEGYNFLMQGIKQRNGVVEYAISFATAKNNNDANYTIQTNWYVNNYIRFNDVYNFQVWSTNPQDTQKLVKDVLNNLKSFMPVTQTEIQKVPKTFAAKISREKSELLILLRSTQKGLNTEISMEEIYSETANNVKHRYNPVNTELEQTLRIDIADGYEYDGLVKVDGEIEDAFYHADGNWGLDYDKNYTEIENYFVWNNFNRDYKDDEHAINRSVEIKAKSEYDYLTIYKSLLPGTLSADYSEYNYVAFTAKGSGLMELGLIKSSIEDWKAQYRVMVDLSEDEQTYYVPFEIFTSSATENTITADDLTTLTFTFLPVEAQTKELDLVISDVRFTKVAVDEETVNKIEKFENEFMAYPNPSKGNVNVLLFSEYDTEATVTLTDINGKTIYRGTTNLTVGKNELDYNFNVKPGVLFLKVTSQESDYGTSKILFR; from the coding sequence ATGAAACTAGCCTCTAAACATTATTTAACCTTTATTATAATATTATTATGTAGTTTTTATAGCCCTATTGTAAGTGCTACAGAAACCGACCCATGTACTATTGGCGCTATTGTTGGTGTTATAACTGCAAATGATTCAGATGGAGATGGAATTAATGATTCTTGCGATTTAGATGATGACAATGATGGAATCTTAGATACAGAAGAATGTACTGTTTTAATAGGTGAAACTCCTTTTCAAGTTCAAAATGGAGCCTCTGTTAATTTTTCTTTAACACCTGTAGGAACAGGTTTTGTTTTAGATATTACTAAAATGGATAACAGTTTCAATCTTACCATTAATGGTACATCTTTAACCACTGAAGAAATTCAGTTTCAACAAAATGGTACATCAACAGGACAAAATATTAGATTTAAAGATGGTGCTTTATGGGGTAAAAATGGGATTCCTCAAATCTATAGCTATCATAATAATACTACTATAGACCCATCTACACCAATCGTAAGATTTGTAATCGATGAAAACTTAGATGTTAAAATGTATGGAAGTAAGGTGCCTAATGGTCCTTTATTTGAATTAGAGTTATTTAACAACAATAGTTTTAATAATTTTACTTGGAACAGCACTACAGATAATAACTTTATAGTTTCTCAAGAAGTTGCAGGCCCAACGTATATTTTTGGTAGAGTTTATGGGACTTTTAAAGATTGTGATGTAGATAATGATGGTATAGACAATGATTTAGATTTAGATTCAGATGGTGATGGTTGTTTTGATGTTGTTGAATCTGGAGGTTTAGATACTAATAATGATGGTGTTGCAGATGGTTCTGGTTTTAATAATGATGGTTTAGTTTCTGGTTCTACAGGAACTTATAATGGTTTAACAGGTTTTGAAACTACAGCACACAGCTTTAATGTAAATAGTACACCAACAAATAAAACCATTGCTTATGGCAATTCAGTTTCATTTACAATAGAAGCTACATCAGAAGAAGCTACAGAATATAATAATGGAAACCCTGTTTATGGAACTGCAGGAAATGCAAATGATAAAATTATTTATCAATGGTATTTGGGAGATCCAAATAATGGAGGTAATGCATTAACAGATACAGGTGTTTATTCAAACACAAACTCAAAAACTTTAAATATTGCTAATACAGCAGGTCTTTATAACAATACTTATTATGTAAAAGTTACTCACTCAGAAAATGCATGTGTAACCGAAATTGCAAGTGCACAATTATTATCAAATCCTTGTGATGCTTTAGCTTCTGGTAATTTAGATACAGATTTAGATGGTGTTTCAGATTTATGTGATTTAGATGATGATAATGATGGTATAAAAGATGATTTAGAAGGTTGTGCAGAAACAAATACTATTTTTGAAGAAAACTTTGGTTTTGGAACATCAAGAGAGTCTAACTCTAATGTTGCAAATCACTTATATGACACTGAAGGTGCAATTCCTGACGGTTCTTATGCAGTTGTATCTTCATTATCCTCTGGTTTAGCTCATTACAATAGAACAGATAGAAATGGAGATGTAGATGCAGATGGAGATTCTAATGGAAGATTTTTATCAATAAATATTAATTCTCCTGCAGTTTCAGAAATTTATCGTCAAAATGATATCACAGTAAATTCAGCAAATAAACATAGATTTAGAGTAGATTTTTCTGGATTATGTTTTGGTTGTAATGACACACCAATTTTCACTTTGTTAATAGAAGACGAAAATGGAAATGAGTTAGTATCTATCACATCAACTCAAATAGGAGTTTTAAATGATGATCAATGGAAGCGTGTAACTTTAGAGTTTACACCAACTTCATCTAAGGTTAATATTGTAATTAAAAACTCTCAGCCAAAAGGGAATAGTGGTAATGATGTAGGTGTAGATAACATTTTACTTACAGAAATTACTTGTGATGTTGATACAGATAAAGATGGTATTCCAAACAGCAAAGATTTAGATTCTGATGGAGATGGATGTTTAGACGTTTTAGAATCTGAAGGAGTAGATGCTAACAATGATGGTATTATTGATGGATCTGGTTTTGACACTGATGGATTAGTTCTAAATTCTAATGGTGGTTATAATGGTTCTAATGGAAATGAGTTAAATGCTCATCAATTAGCAATTGTTTCAAATCCTGTCGATAAATCTATAAAAGTAGGACAGAGCACAACTTTTACAGTTGATGTTTCTGCAGAAGAAGCTACAGAATATGCAAATGGTTCTCCTATATTTGGTACTACAGGTAACTCAAATAATGATGTTTTATATCAATGGTTTTTAGGAGATCCTTTAAATGGAGGTGTTGTAATTGCAAACTCAGGAGTTTATTCTGGTGCAAATACGAAAACTTTATCTATTTCTGATGTGACTGGTTTAGACAACTCAAACTACTATGTAACTATTTCACATGCTAATAACGCTTGTATTTCTGAAACTGCAAATGCAACTTTAACAGAAGATACATGTAATGATAGCCCTACAAGTGCTGCTTTAGGCTTTAACGTTTTTACTTTAGATGGGTTAGAGTTAAGTACTAATGAAACAGAAGGAGCTGTTGCAACTGGTGGAGATTTAACAATTGCTGGTAATTATCAAATAACTACAAACGATACTGGAAGTTTTGAAATAAACAATGTTCCTGTTGGTTTAGTTGTAGGAGGTAAAGTAAATTACAATTCAGGTAATGCTTTACAAATCAATCAAAATACTTATGTAAAGATTGGAGAAAGTAATGGAGCCGTTGTTTGGTACCAAGATCAGAACAGTGCTTTTGCACCTATAAGAATAACAAACAACTCTAATTATAATGCAAATCCAAGAATTGCTTTACAAGCTAATGCAAACCAATTAGGAGTTTCTAGTACTAATAATCCAGTTTTTGAGAGTAATGTAATAGATTTTGCAAGTGCTTTTCAGACTTTAAAAAATAATTCAATTAGTCTATCTACAAATACTAATAATGCTGATTTAACAAATCCAAATGGACAATCAATCTCAAATACTAATTTGCCAAATCAAGTAAAAATTAATTTACAAGATGGTGTAAATTACTTAAATATTTTAGGTTCAGATTTAAATAATGTTAGCGTTTTTACCTACAATAATAAGCCTAGTGCTTCTAAAGTTTTGGTAATAAATGTAGATGCAAGTGGAACTTTTAACTGGAACGTTTGGAATCAAGCAGGAGTTGGTCAGCAAGATGCACCTTATATCATTTATAATTTTTACAATACAACAACATTAAATATAGAAGGTAACTCAACTATAGAAGGTACAGTTTTAGCACCAAATGCAGACATTATTAAAACTGCAAATCAATCTAATATCGAAGGTCAAGTAATTGCAAATTCATTCAAACATGCAGGTGGTGAAGTGCACTCAGCAAACTTTACACCTACTATTGGTAACTGTTCTGTTAATAATGGTGTAGCTCCAACTGCTGAGTTTTCTGTAAATGAATCAGCTCAATGTTTAGTTGGTAACTCATTTGAATTTACAAACAATTCTAATACAGGTAATACTGTACAAACAGGTAACCCAATTACTTATGTTTGGAATTTTGGAGATAATACTACAAGCACATTTATGAATCCTACAAAGGTTTATGAAACTGTAGGTACATATACAGTTACTCTAGAAGCAACAAATACATTTGGTACTGATACGTATACTAAAGAAGTAATTGTAAGAGAAGATTTATCGATTACTTTATCTACAAGTTCTGTAGATAACTCAAATGGCAGTGTAACAAAGAATTTTACAATAGATAACTCAACTAACTTTGTTTCTTATAGCTGGTCTTTATTAGATCAAAACAAGGCATTAATTGAGAATCTAACAAGCACTAATGCTACAGCTTCAGCAACAATTTCTACAGCAGGTTTATATTATGTAGAGGTTTCTGTAGTTGATGTAAATGGATGTGCTAAAACACAACAATTTCCTGTAACAGTAACTTCTGATGAAGTTACAGGTGGAAATGGAGGAGGAGTAGAATCTGAATCATTAGGAGATGCAATTTCTAAAATTTATGTAGGTAGAAAAAAGAATTCAGTGCCAACAAACTTCGTAAAGTCTAATGCTAACCTTTATAACAAAGCAAAATTAAAACAAGCTCAGCCTTATCAAGGAAAAGGACAAACATTGTTAGACATGTTTCCTACAGAATTAGTAGCAGGTAATATTGCTAATGTAACATCACCAACAGATATTTTAGATTATACAATAGCAGATGAGGTTTTATCAGTAGATTTTTCTTTAGATGGTAAAACAAAAGGTGTTGTTTTAGGAATTAAGACTTCAGATAAAATTTACAATCACACAAAAGCTTCTTGTGATAGATTAAGAGGAGCAGAAATTTTAAATATTCAGAAAGTGCAATTAGAAGGTTATAACTTTTTAATGCAAGGTATTAAACAAAGAAATGGGGTTGTAGAGTATGCAATTTCTTTTGCAACTGCGAAGAATAATAACGATGCAAATTATACAATACAAACCAATTGGTATGTAAACAATTATATCAGATTTAATGATGTATATAACTTTCAAGTTTGGTCTACAAATCCACAAGACACTCAGAAATTAGTAAAAGATGTTTTAAATAACTTAAAGTCTTTTATGCCTGTTACACAAACAGAAATTCAAAAAGTGCCAAAAACGTTTGCAGCTAAAATTAGTAGAGAAAAGTCTGAATTATTAATCCTTTTAAGAAGCACACAAAAAGGATTAAACACAGAAATTTCTATGGAAGAAATTTATTCTGAAACTGCAAATAACGTAAAGCATAGATATAATCCTGTAAATACAGAATTAGAGCAAACGTTAAGAATTGACATTGCTGATGGTTATGAGTATGATGGTTTAGTAAAAGTTGATGGAGAAATTGAAGACGCTTTTTATCATGCAGATGGAAACTGGGGTTTAGATTATGATAAAAACTACACTGAAATTGAAAACTACTTTGTATGGAACAACTTTAACAGAGATTATAAAGATGATGAACATGCCATTAACAGAAGTGTAGAAATTAAGGCAAAAAGTGAATACGATTATTTAACAATCTACAAGTCTTTATTACCTGGTACATTATCTGCAGATTATTCAGAATATAATTATGTAGCTTTTACTGCAAAAGGATCTGGTTTAATGGAATTGGGTTTAATAAAATCGTCTATAGAAGATTGGAAAGCTCAATACAGAGTTATGGTAGATTTATCTGAAGATGAGCAAACATATTATGTTCCTTTCGAAATCTTTACGTCAAGTGCAACAGAAAATACAATTACAGCAGATGACTTAACAACATTAACATTTACATTTTTACCTGTAGAAGCACAAACAAAAGAATTAGATTTAGTAATTTCTGATGTAAGATTTACAAAAGTTGCTGTAGATGAAGAAACTGTAAATAAAATAGAAAAGTTCGAAAATGAATTTATGGCATATCCAAACCCATCAAAAGGTAATGTAAATGTGTTATTGTTTAGTGAATATGATACAGAAGCTACAGTTACATTAACAGACATTAATGGTAAAACAATTTATAGAGGAACTACAAATTTAACTGTAGGTAAAAACGAATTAGACTATAATTTTAATGTTAAACCAGGAGTATTATTTCTTAAAGTTACGAGTCAAGAATCTGATTATGGAACCTCAAAAATTCTATTTAGATAA
- a CDS encoding RsmB/NOP family class I SAM-dependent RNA methyltransferase has translation MRLHRNLTFAVIDSIRDIFNEGVYADKAVEKALKRDKRWGARDRKFVAETIYDIVRWNRLYAEIAEVKVPYDRDNIWRLFSVWCILRGIKLPDWNQIGDVPERRIKGRFAELSKTRKFRESIPDWMDELCVSELGEEVWTKEIAALNKQASVILRTNTLNISKELLQKKLRTENVITQFVPNHPDALILEERANVFRTEAFHNGFFEVQDASSQLVAAYLDVKPGMKVVDTCAGAGGKTLHLSALMENKGQVIAMDIYESKLRKLKVRAKRNKAHNIELRVIDSTKPIKKLHGKADRVLIDAPCSGLGVIRRNPDSKWKLQPEFIDNIKKVQQEILQSYSKMVKPGGKLVYATCSILPSENQNQVDEFLTSESGKDFTFVSDNKVLAHKSGFDGFYMALLEKK, from the coding sequence ATGAGATTACATAGAAATTTAACTTTTGCTGTTATTGATAGCATTAGAGATATATTTAATGAAGGTGTTTATGCAGATAAAGCTGTGGAGAAAGCCTTAAAAAGAGATAAACGTTGGGGAGCTAGAGATAGAAAATTTGTAGCTGAAACCATCTATGATATTGTTCGTTGGAACAGATTATATGCAGAAATTGCTGAAGTTAAAGTACCTTATGATAGAGATAATATTTGGAGATTATTTTCTGTTTGGTGTATTTTAAGAGGAATTAAATTACCAGATTGGAATCAAATTGGTGATGTACCTGAAAGAAGAATAAAAGGGCGATTTGCAGAGCTTTCTAAAACAAGAAAATTTAGAGAATCTATTCCTGATTGGATGGATGAATTATGTGTTTCTGAATTAGGAGAAGAAGTTTGGACAAAAGAAATTGCAGCCCTGAATAAACAGGCTTCTGTAATTTTAAGAACAAATACACTTAATATTTCTAAAGAATTATTACAAAAGAAATTAAGAACAGAAAATGTAATTACACAATTTGTACCTAATCATCCAGATGCTTTAATTCTTGAGGAAAGAGCAAACGTTTTTAGAACTGAAGCTTTCCATAATGGATTTTTTGAAGTGCAAGATGCCTCTTCTCAATTAGTAGCAGCTTACTTAGATGTGAAGCCAGGAATGAAAGTTGTAGATACTTGCGCAGGTGCAGGTGGTAAAACTTTGCATTTATCTGCTTTAATGGAGAATAAAGGTCAGGTAATTGCTATGGATATTTATGAAAGTAAATTGCGTAAGTTAAAAGTTAGAGCTAAAAGAAATAAAGCACATAACATAGAACTTAGAGTTATAGATTCTACAAAACCTATCAAAAAATTACATGGTAAAGCAGATAGAGTGCTAATTGATGCTCCTTGTTCTGGTTTAGGAGTAATTCGTAGAAACCCAGATTCTAAATGGAAATTACAGCCAGAATTTATAGATAATATTAAAAAAGTACAACAAGAGATCTTACAAAGTTATTCTAAAATGGTAAAACCTGGTGGAAAATTAGTGTATGCTACTTGCTCTATTTTACCTTCAGAAAATCAGAATCAAGTTGATGAATTCTTAACATCAGAATCAGGAAAAGACTTTACATTTGTAAGTGATAATAAAGTATTGGCTCATAAATCTGGTTTTGACGGATTTTACATGGCTTTACTAGAAAAAAAATAG
- a CDS encoding endonuclease, which produces MKKKDLLLILTFILTISIYGQESYYNDVNLNVTGLTLKEELAAKIISTHTQFLFYDQIWDASKVTDVNPDNAQEVLLIYGYENGSDTDVTNDRTRGIDDNSGASGDWNREHVYSQSLGTPALSDSGPGSDAHHLRPADAQRNSSRNNRKFTDGTGFSGIQTNGGWYPGDEWKGDVARMMMYMYVRYDDRCLMSNIGIGNNSATPDDMIDLFLKWNVEDPVSDFERQRNTYHENTANQNAQGNRNPFIDNPILATRIWGGDNAEDTWGIYTSSDTEAPTAPTNLAATNITTFSIDLSWSASTDNIAVTSYDVYVNNVLQTATSNTSVTISNLDSNTAYSFAVLAKDITNNASSLSDALNASTLEDVDAPTVPTNLTVSNETESSFIISWSASTDNTKVALYEVYIDNVFEGNTTDVTYTATGLTTNTTYKIEVLAVDDVGNKSALSNPVNGSTTNGAGVATELFFSEYLEGESNNKAVEIVNLTNADIDLSVYSLARQSNGGLNGADWEWNMPLAGIILSQDVYVIVNEAAGEHPSSKTQAGVDAGNYLIQIADSIRVHDGDTNFGAPINFNGNDPIGLFKNDVLIDIIGTYNGGSANFGKDKVLRRKSGVSQPNTAFDLDNEWEVFDKNDTSDFGTHSAIVLSTDSFLNKNQIRFYPNPTDNILNIQNNKNATISSIKIYNSLGKEVLSDTNIEKEISIEYLPQGFYLLKYQVDNQWFNLKLIKK; this is translated from the coding sequence ATGAAAAAAAAAGATCTTTTACTTATCCTTACATTTATACTTACCATCAGTATTTATGGGCAAGAATCGTATTATAATGATGTAAATCTAAATGTTACAGGATTAACCTTAAAAGAAGAACTGGCTGCTAAAATTATTAGTACGCACACTCAATTTTTATTCTATGATCAAATTTGGGATGCATCTAAAGTAACTGATGTAAATCCTGATAATGCACAAGAAGTATTATTAATTTATGGTTATGAAAATGGTTCAGATACAGATGTTACCAATGACAGAACACGTGGAATAGATGATAATAGTGGTGCATCTGGAGATTGGAATAGAGAACATGTGTACTCTCAATCTTTAGGAACACCTGCATTGTCTGACTCAGGCCCTGGTTCAGATGCACATCATTTGAGACCTGCAGATGCTCAAAGAAATTCTTCAAGAAACAATAGAAAGTTTACAGATGGTACTGGTTTTTCTGGTATTCAAACCAATGGAGGTTGGTATCCAGGAGATGAATGGAAAGGAGATGTAGCTAGAATGATGATGTACATGTACGTAAGATATGATGACAGATGTTTAATGAGTAACATTGGTATTGGAAATAATTCTGCAACTCCAGATGATATGATTGATTTATTTCTAAAATGGAATGTAGAAGATCCTGTTTCTGACTTTGAAAGACAGAGAAACACCTATCATGAGAATACTGCAAATCAAAATGCGCAAGGAAATAGAAATCCATTTATAGATAACCCTATTTTAGCAACAAGAATTTGGGGTGGAGATAATGCAGAAGATACTTGGGGAATTTACACAAGTTCAGATACAGAAGCACCTACTGCTCCAACAAATTTAGCAGCAACTAATATTACTACGTTTTCTATTGATTTATCTTGGTCTGCATCAACAGATAATATTGCTGTAACTAGTTACGACGTTTATGTAAATAACGTTTTACAAACAGCAACTTCAAATACATCTGTAACAATATCTAACTTAGACTCTAATACAGCATATTCATTTGCAGTTTTGGCAAAAGACATTACTAACAATGCCTCCTCTTTAAGTGATGCATTAAATGCTAGTACCTTAGAGGATGTTGATGCTCCAACTGTTCCTACAAATCTTACTGTAAGTAATGAAACAGAATCTTCTTTTATAATTTCTTGGTCAGCTTCTACAGACAATACAAAAGTAGCTCTGTACGAAGTTTACATTGATAATGTTTTTGAGGGTAATACTACAGATGTTACCTATACAGCAACAGGTTTAACTACAAATACAACATATAAAATAGAAGTATTAGCCGTAGATGATGTTGGTAACAAATCCGCTTTATCAAACCCTGTAAACGGTTCTACAACCAATGGTGCAGGAGTTGCCACTGAATTATTCTTCTCTGAGTATTTAGAAGGTGAAAGCAACAATAAAGCAGTAGAAATTGTAAATCTAACAAATGCTGATATTGATTTGAGTGTATATAGCCTTGCAAGACAATCTAATGGTGGTTTAAATGGTGCTGATTGGGAATGGAATATGCCTCTTGCAGGAATTATTCTATCTCAAGATGTTTACGTTATTGTAAATGAAGCTGCAGGCGAACATCCATCTTCTAAAACGCAAGCAGGTGTAGATGCAGGAAATTATTTAATCCAAATCGCAGATTCTATTAGGGTTCATGATGGAGACACAAACTTTGGAGCACCAATTAATTTTAATGGTAATGATCCTATAGGTTTGTTTAAAAATGATGTTTTAATAGATATAATTGGAACTTATAATGGTGGCTCTGCAAATTTTGGAAAAGATAAAGTTTTAAGAAGAAAAAGTGGAGTTTCTCAACCTAATACCGCTTTTGATTTAGATAACGAATGGGAAGTTTTTGATAAAAACGATACCAGTGACTTTGGTACTCACAGTGCAATTGTATTATCTACAGACAGTTTTTTAAATAAAAATCAAATTCGATTTTACCCAAATCCAACAGACAATATTCTAAATATTCAGAATAATAAAAATGCAACCATTTCTAGCATCAAAATTTATAATTCTCTGGGTAAAGAAGTTTTATCAGATACAAATATTGAAAAAGAAATATCTATAGAATATTTACCTCAAGGATTTTACCTATTAAAATATCAAGTTGATAATCAATGGTTCAACTTAAAATTGATTAAAAAGTAA
- a CDS encoding endonuclease codes for MRKKLFLPLFLMAASLCIGQAPAGYYSSATGSGYTLKTQLKNIISNGHIDQGYGALYNAYETSDTDSFYENDNTVLDMYSENPSGSDPYNYTHGDRKCGNYNSENDCYNREHIFPQGFFNSQSPMRTDIHHVVPSDGSVNGRRSNYPFGEVNNATHTSLNGSKVGNNNVFGYTGIVFEPLDEFKGDIARMLFYFATRYEDDVTDSSWDDPNDSSNNPLNGTNNQVYEEWYIQLLYKWHLEDPVSQREIVRNNEAYDFQGNRNPFIDHPEYVSEIWSSVLSNETFSATDFKMYPNPNTNGTLYFKTTTALSVRVFNVLGKVVASQEIDVDSNNLDISLLPKGVYLVKVNSGSSSITKKLIKR; via the coding sequence ATGAGAAAAAAATTATTCTTACCACTATTTTTAATGGCAGCAAGCCTATGTATTGGTCAAGCTCCTGCTGGTTATTACAGTTCAGCAACAGGAAGTGGATACACTTTAAAAACACAATTAAAAAATATTATTAGTAATGGTCATATAGATCAAGGTTATGGAGCCTTGTATAATGCTTATGAAACTTCAGATACAGATAGCTTTTATGAAAATGACAATACTGTATTAGATATGTACTCAGAAAATCCTTCTGGTTCAGACCCTTACAACTATACACATGGAGACAGAAAATGTGGTAACTATAATTCTGAAAATGATTGTTACAATAGAGAGCATATCTTTCCTCAAGGTTTCTTTAACAGCCAATCACCAATGAGAACAGATATTCATCATGTTGTGCCTTCAGATGGTTCTGTAAATGGAAGAAGAAGTAATTATCCTTTTGGTGAAGTAAATAATGCAACTCATACTTCATTAAACGGATCAAAAGTGGGTAATAATAATGTTTTTGGATACACAGGAATAGTTTTTGAGCCTTTAGATGAATTTAAGGGTGATATTGCAAGAATGCTATTCTATTTTGCAACACGTTATGAAGATGATGTTACAGATAGCTCTTGGGATGATCCAAATGATTCTTCAAACAATCCTTTGAATGGAACTAATAACCAAGTTTATGAAGAATGGTATATTCAGTTATTATATAAATGGCATTTAGAAGACCCAGTAAGTCAGAGAGAAATTGTTAGAAACAATGAAGCTTATGACTTTCAAGGAAACAGAAACCCTTTTATAGATCATCCAGAATATGTGAGTGAAATTTGGTCTTCAGTGTTGTCTAATGAAACTTTTAGTGCTACAGATTTTAAAATGTATCCAAACCCGAATACAAATGGTACATTATACTTTAAAACTACTACAGCTTTATCTGTAAGAGTTTTTAATGTGCTAGGTAAAGTTGTGGCTTCTCAAGAAATTGATGTTGATAGCAATAATCTAGACATTTCATTACTACCTAAAGGTGTTTATTTGGTTAAAGTAAATTCAGGCTCTTCATCAATCACAAAAAAGTTGATTAAGAGATAA